In Colletotrichum higginsianum IMI 349063 chromosome 1, whole genome shotgun sequence, one genomic interval encodes:
- a CDS encoding GTP-binding nuclear protein GSP1/Ran: MAAAQTPTFKLVLTTFVKRHLTGEFEKKYMATLGVEVHPLGFTTNFGQIQFDVWDTAGQEKFGGLRDGYYINGQCGIIMFDVTSRITYKNVPNWHRDLVRVCENIPIVLCGNKVDVKERKVKAKTITFHRKKNLQYYDISAKSNYNFEKPFLWLARKLVGNPALEFVAAPALAPPTAQVDEKLLEQYRQEMAAAAEMPLPGELSDDDL; encoded by the exons ATGGCTGCCGCCCAGACTCCTACCTTCAAgctcgtcctt ACCACTTTTGTCAAGCGCCACTTGACTGGTGAGTTCGAGAAGAAGTACATGGCCACCCTTGGTGTCGAGGTTCACCCCTTGGGTTTCACCACG AACTTCGGCCAGATCCAGTTCGATGTCTGGGATACCGCCGGTCAGGAGAAGTTCGGTGGTCTCCGTGACGGTTACTACATCAACGGCCAGTGCGGTATCATCATGTTCGATGTCACCTCCCGTATCACCTACAAGAACGTCCCCAACTGGCACC GCGACCTCGTTCGTGTTTGCGAGAACATCCCTATTGTTCTCTGCGGTAACAAAGTCGATGTGAAGGAGcgcaaggtcaaggccaagacCATCACCTTCCATCGCAAGAAGAACCTCCAGTACTACGATATCTCTGCCAAGTCCAACTACAACTTCGAGAAGCCTTTCCTTTGGCTCGCACGCAAGCTCGTTGGTAACCCTGCTTTG GAATTTGTTGCCGCGCCGGCTCTGGCCCCCCCAACCGCCCAggtcgacgagaagctcctcgagcAGTACCGCCAGgagatggccgccgccgccgagatgcCTCTGCCTGGTGAACTTTCGGACGATGACTTGTAA
- a CDS encoding ATP-NAD kinase: MSGIVSSPTALHPALSNPNPLPPAPAPLQQAQQQPSYCSPSERVIKTGSLSDRPKSSNAAHDRPLSSSSTSVSTSALPALSLFRNAEAVAEVPYSCAPGGPPAAAPTSTYAPSSTIRRSSLSITSTAAYPELLPPPLSRSSNANNAAHHPPKGHRRAPSHEVPRQTIMKALASVVRGNKPEALSLTGMLSQQGGSVDNRPATSSSQKLADALNELASRNMTPTTALPSLQSPCFYHNRFDDAVNIDKVLEEIKNDDCMSHSRLVQTATGVREVSKQLQRRPIKRAVRNVMIVTKARDNQLVYLTRELATWLLRTPRYGSEVGVNVFVDAKLRNSRRFDAGAILAENPAFQDMLKYWTPDLCWTQPEKFDLVLTLGGDGTVLFTSWLFQRIVPPVLSFSLGSLGFLTSFEFERYKQHLDRIMGEEGMRVNLRMRFTCTVYRYGTLGQEAEEGEQFEVLNELVIDRGPSPYVSNLELYGDDELLTVVQADGCIFSTPTGSTAYSLSAGGSLVHPDIPAILLTPICPHTLSFRPMVLSDTMLLRVSVPRNSRATAYCAFDGKGRVELRQGDYVTITASQYPFPTVVRTQTEWFDSVSRTLRWNTRAATQKGFDPSADGSLCPSEDGKDEDPEWDIDTDSACYASEDGSISASPLRRQMSLLGM; this comes from the coding sequence ATGTCAGGCATCGTCTCCTCGCCCACCGCCCTGCACCCCGCCCTCAGTAATCCGAATCCGctcccgccggcgccggcgccattgcaacaggcccagcagcagccgtcATACTGTTCCCCTTCCGAACGAGTTATTAAAACGGGTTCGCTCTCCGACCGTCCCAAAAGCTCAAATGCCGCTCACGACCgacctctctcttcttcatctACTTCCGTCTCGACGTCCGCCCTTCCCGCCCTGTCACTTTTTCGCAATGCAGAAGCGGTAGCAGAGGTCCCATATTCTTGTGCCCCAGGCGGACCCCCCGCTGCTGCACCCACGTCAACCTATGcaccctcgtcgacgataAGGAGAAGCTCACTCTCAATAACATCCACCGCCGCCTACCccgagctgctgccgccccctCTATCGAGGTCGTCCAACGCCAACAACGCCGCCCATCACCCTCCCAAGGGTCACCGTCGCGCTCCCTCGCACGAAGTTCCTCGCCAGACTATTATGAAAGCGCTGGCTTCGGTCGTTCGCGGAAACAAACCCGAAGCCCTTTCCCTAACCGGCATGCTTTCCCAACAGGGTGGTAGCGTCGACAACCGACCCGCTACCTCCTCGTCTCagaagctggccgacgccCTCAACGAGCTCGCCAGCCGGAACATGACCCCCACCACCGCTCTGCCGTCTCTGCAGTCTCCCTGCTTCTACCACAACCGTTTCGACGATGCCGTTAATATCGACAAAGTCCTTGAGGAGATCAAGAACGACGACTGCATGTCTCACTCAAGACTGGTGCAGACCGCCACCGGCGTCCGTGAGGTTTCCAAGCAGCTCCAGCGCCGCCCCATCAAGCGAGCCGTACGCAACGTCATGATTGTTACCAAGGCTCGCGATAATCAGCTAGTCTATCTGACCCGGGAACTCGCTACCTGGCTGCTTCGCACCCCGAGGTACGGCTCCGAAGTTGGCGTCAACGTCTTCGTTGACGCCAAGCTGCGCAACTCTCGTCGTTTTGATGCcggcgccatcctcgccgagaaCCCTGCTTTTCAGGACATGCTTAAGTACTGGACACCCGACCTGTGCTGGACCCAGCCCGAGAAATTTGATCTTGTCCTAAcactcggcggcgacggaaCCGTGCTCTTTACTTCGTGGCTCTTCCAGCGCATTGTTCCTCCCGTCCTGTCCTTCAGCCTGGGCAGTCTCGGTTTCCTGACGAGCTTCGAGTTTGAGAGATACAAGCAGCATCTGGACCGCATTatgggggaggagggcatGCGCGTGAACCTGCGCATGCGCTTCACCTGCACTGTCTACCGGTATGGCACCTTGGGCcaggaggccgaagagggcgagCAGTTCGAGGTCCTGAACGAGCTCGTCATTGACCGTGGTCCATCCCCTTATGTCTCGAACCTGGAGCtctacggcgacgacgagctcctcaCCGTGGTGCAGGCCGATGGCTGCATCTTTTCAACCCCCACAGGATCCACCGCCTACTCTCTCTCGGCCGGGGGCTCTCTGGTGCACCCAGATATTCCCGCCATTCTATTGACGCCAATCTGCCCGCACACCCTATCGTTCCGCCCCATGGTTCTTTCCGACACGATGCTCCTCCGCGTATCGGTACCGCGCAACTCACGCGCGACGGCATACTGCGCCTTCGACGGCAAGGGCCGGGTCGAGCTGAGGCAGGGCGACTATGTCACCATCACGGCTTCACAGTACCCCTTCCCTACCGTTGTTCGCACCCAGACGGAGTGGTTCGACAGCGTGTCGCGCACACTTCGCTGGAACACGCGCGCTGCGACGCAGAAAGGCTTTGACCCCTCGGCCGATGGTAGTCTTTGCCCGTcggaggacggcaaggacgaGGATCCGGAATGGGACATCGACACAGACTCAGCGTGCTACGCCAGCGAGGACGGCAGCATCAGCGCGAGCCCGTTGCGAAGACAGATGAGTCTGTTGGGCATGTGA
- a CDS encoding Exosome complex subunit Rrp46 has product MSQNSNPQARISHLPRADGSATFSRNGYCVVSSVNGPMEVQRRDENPFESVVDVVVRPAAGVGGTAERQLENVLQSSLRQLVPVKSFPRCLIQITLQVTETPQNDYANSKIVQAQSSLPLLPALFHSAILGLLSAAVPLKGIATCTTLAVLENGSKIVADPSPLEVDQATSLHVLSFTSQDDLLLAESEGAFSLTEWDKVVGKGRNVCVQHRQAELDPVMNEDDQDSTDMRQFIRTVMEAKTA; this is encoded by the exons ATGTCCCAAAATTCAAATCCCCAGGCTCGAATCTCACATCTGCCACGAGCAGACGGCTCAGCGACGTTCTCGAGGAATGGTTATTGCGTGGTTTCATCCGTCAATGGGCCGATGGAGGTACAACGACGAGATGAGAACCCCTTTGAGTCGGTCGTTGATGTTGTCGTACGACCTGCCGCTGGGGTCGGAG GCACGGCAGAACGCCAGCTCGAGAATGTTTTGCAATCTTCTCTCCGCCAGCTCGTTCCCGTCAAGAGCTTCCCTCGATGTCTCATACAGATCACACTTCAGGTGACCGAAACACCGCAGAACGACTATGCGAATAGCAAAATCGTTCAGGCGCAGTCG AGCCTGCCTCTCCTGCCGGCCTTGTTCCACAGCGCCATCTTGGGTCTGCTGTCGGCCGCGGTGCCCTTGAAGGGCATCGCCACATGCACCACGCTGGCCGTCCTTGAGAATGGCAGCAAGATCGTTGCTGACCCGTCTCCTCTCGAGGTTGATCAGGCAACATCTCTCCACGTTTTGAGTTTCACTTCGCAGGATGACTTGTTGTTGGCGGAGAGCGAGGGAGCCTTTTCCTTGACCGAGTGGGACAAGGTGGTTGGCAAAGGCCGGAATGTGTGCGTTCAGCATCGCCAAGCGGAACTGGACCCAGTCATGAACGAAGACGACCAAGACTCGACCGACATGCGGCAGTTCATCCGGACAGTGATGGAAGCCAAAACTGCGTAA
- a CDS encoding F-box domain containing protein, translated as MASILISEKLEATKFYLASSIVTAKEDLRAAQHLGTAAVEEWLTGLDARGKDLRSDAARWERWAATGGLALLNQPIRRQPNHELNGPVHAVLVRASPGTSKSVAGQESQEDKSLSPTSTALDHQLDSPANASRASKHQEHRERDHEEAAALKALRRAEIERRAMQIEPPLPPNLLGHVSCFQTAIKTTAPLDDIAWDTLLPKLLAERTGAERSKNKSLPISPIASPETNHESLKKVTDKDWDDIQGPVRTQISKYADDIVRSSWGKGRKVKKENSPRFAAEVLLSPWRKMPQLPSQLTNSQSLIRPKDPSPRNSHLRI; from the exons ATGGCAAGCATTTTGATTTCCGAGAAGCTAGAAGCTACCAAGTTCTATCTGGCCTCGAGTATCGTGACCGCGAAGGAGGATCTTCGTGCTGCCCAACATCTCGGAACAGCGGCAGTCGAGGAATGGCTGACAGGTCTCGACGCCCGGGGCAAGGATCTAAGGAGCGACGCTGCTCGATGGGAGAGGTGGGCGGCTACGGGTGGGCTGGCCCTCCTAAACCAACCAATACGGCGACAGCCGAACCACGAATTGAATGGCCCAGTCCACGCAGTATTGGTGCGAGCCTCCCCAGGGACATCAAAGTCGGTCGCCGGTCAAGAATCCCAAGAGGATAAATCACTATCACCAACATCAACTGCCCTGGACCACCAATTAGACTCGCCAGCAAATGCAAGTCGGGCCAGTAAACACCAAGAACACCGAGAAAGAGATCACGAAGAGGCCGCGGCATTGAAGGCGTTGCGGCGTGCCGAAATTGAGCGTCGTGCCATGCAGATTGAACCCCCTTTGCCGCCCAATCTTCTCGGTCATGTGTCTTGTTTTCAAACGGCAATCAAGACGACCGCTCCTTTGGACGACATTGCGTGGGACACGCTCTTGCCCAAATTGCTCGCTGAACGAACTGGCGCCGAGAGATCGAAAAACAAGAGTCTACCGATCAGCCCAATCGCCAGTCCCGAAACCAACCATGAGTCGCTGAAAAAAGTTACGGACAAAGACTGGGATGATATTCAAGGCCCGGTCCGCACTCAAATTTCGAAATATGCAGACGACATTGTTCGCAGCAGCTGGGGAAAAGGCCGCAAAgtcaagaaggagaacaGCCCACGGTTTGCAGCAGAGGTGCTCCTGTCA CCGTGGCGCAAGATGCCGCAGTTGCCATCGCAGCTGACCAACAGCCAGTCGTTGATCCGCCCGAAGGACCCTTCACCCAGAAACTCACACTTGAGAATATGA
- a CDS encoding Basic proline-rich protein → MEPVPETERMEEFRPSPLPSLRIQNPTLLPSAVAESEPLRKPPTLRRQTDPSPTSPTAPPWTFAPLPYRPRTTSPLSGHHTRSRSAASLAPPMSRTQSMPGVNGSGHILFSPQLRPASPSGSPSRFRAPRKPVDEAFPTSPIRTSVLESDRKVTERNVSPNLIGTTPSMILPRHRRPSSPLRHPAHTSTPSLPMPTTPTSATSSPSFRGYDSFSHGYGISASFPSSSIPSTPTSTRSRSPSISSLETIPDSPDAEEAAMEAERIAQLKAAAEDAEGSDIGENKGRSSLDLTSRGRALGFGSSRDKRKRWSVCGAERRQDLDLETIWED, encoded by the coding sequence ATGGAACCCGTTCCTGAGACggagaggatggaggagTTCCGACCCTCGCCGCTTCCCTCGCTCCGCATCCAGAATCCGACCCTCCTCCCTTCCGCGGTTGCCGAGTCCGAACCTCTGCGAAAGCCTCCCACCTTGCGCCGCCAGACCGATCCAAGTCCCACCTCTCCGACCGCACCGCCTTGGACCTTTGCCCCTCTACCCTATCGGCCCCGTACGACCTCGCCCCTCTCTGGTCACCACACGAGATCTAGATCTGCAGCGAGCTTGGCTCCTCCCATGTCTCGCACACAGTCCATGCCTGGCGTCAATGGTTCTGGTCATATCCTGTTCTCGCCGCAACTTCGCCCCGCCAGTCCTTCCGGGTCGCCCAGCCGCTTTCGAGCCCCGCGGAAGCCTGTTGACGAGGCGTTTCCCACCTCGCCCATTCGCACCTCAGTCTTGGAGTCAGACCGCAAGGTTACCGAGCGCAATGTTTCCCCAAATCTGATTGGAACGACGCCGTCTATGATCCTTCCCCGACAccgtcgcccgtcttctccgtTGCGACACCCCGCCCACACGAGCACACCATCACTTCCAATGCCTACTACGCCCACGTCTGCGacttcctcgccttcttTTCGAGGTTACGATTCCTTTTCTCACGGATACGGCATCTCTGCTTCGTTCCCGTCTTCGTCAATCCCATCCACACCGACGTCTACGAGATCGAGAAGCCCCAGCATATCAAGTCTCGAAACCATACCAGACTCACctgacgccgaggaagctGCCATGGAGGCGGAGAGGATTGCCCAACTCAAGGCTGCTGCGGAGGATGCAGAGGGTAGCGATATTGGCGAAAACAAGGGAAGGAGCAGCCTAGACCTGACCTCACGAGGCAGAGCATTGGGTTTTGGGTCGTCGAGGGACAAGCGGAAGCGGTGGAGTGTTTGCGGCGCTGAACGACGGCAAGATCTGGATTTGGAAACAATTTGGGAAGACTGA
- a CDS encoding PWI domain-containing protein, giving the protein MATGVDAKLLKSTKFPPEFNQKVDMQKVNLQVMKKWIASKISDILGSEDDVVIELCFNLIEGSRYPDIKSLQIQLTGFLDKDTAPFCKDLWKLCLSAQTSPQGVPKELLEAKKLELIQEKARKTISSPGSKIEANAA; this is encoded by the exons ATGGCGACGGGTGTTGATGCAAAGCTTCTCAAATCCACTAAATTCCCGCCGGAATTCAATCAGAAGGTTGATATGCAGAAAGTCAACCTCCAGGTGATGAAAAA GTGGATAGCCAGCAAGATCTCCGATATTCTGGGCAGCGAAGACGATGTGGTCATCGAGCTTTGCTTCAATTTAATTGAAGGGTCGCGATAT CCCGACATCAAATCTCTTCAGATACAGCTCACGGGATTTTTGGACAAGGATACGGCACCATTCTGCAAAGACCTGTGGAAGCTATGCTTGAGCGCTCAAACGAGCCCGCAAGGCGTGCCCAAGGAACTgctcgaggccaagaagctggaATTGATACAGGAAAAGGCACGCAAGACTATTTCGTCCCCCGGGTCGAAAATTGAAGCTAACGCTGCATAA
- a CDS encoding 26S proteasome non-ATPase regulatory subunit 9 — translation MGSFLKMNNIHAPTVPSGPTSNATANGHFGRLTFAELQKKKDDVEAELKALGAVLDSHGADMNTPLTTRDGFPRADIDVAQGNPTRSSGRSAMRTTRARIIHLRNDYKSLMAVIEKHLHDHFASLQEDDISSVRSSGDASLLADHSAPRPPEPFAKVNSVVPGSPAETAGLKPGDEISSFGYVNLSNHDNLTKVGECVQGNEGRPILVKVSRHSSGTRREMQLTLTPRRSWGGRGLLGCRILPL, via the exons ATGGGATCATTCCTCAAGATGAATAACATACACGCCCCAACAGTGCCTTCAGGCCCGACTAGCAATGCGacggccaacggccattTCGGCCGTCTCACATTCGCGGAActccaaaagaaaaaagatgACGTGGAGGCTGAGTTGAAAGCTCTCGGCGCGGTTCTCGATTCT CATGGGGCCGACATGAACACCCCCCTTACAACTCGAGACGGCTTCCCGAGAGCGGACATCGATGTTGCTCAAGGTAATCCCACCCGATCCAGCGGCCGTTCAGCAA TGCGTACTACGAGAGCCCGTATCATCCATCTGAGAAACGATTACAAAAGTCTTATGGCCGTGATTGAGAAGCATCTTCACGATCACTTTGCCAGCTTACAAGAAGACGATATCTCCTCAGTTCGATCTTCCGGGGATGCCAGCCTTCTGGCGGATCACTCcgcacctcggccgccggagccCTTCGCCAAGGTCAACAGTGTTGTCCCAGGAAGTCCAGCTGAGACAGCGGGTCTGAAGCCAGGCGATGAAATCAGCAGTTTTGGATATGTCAACCTCTCAAACCATGACAACCTGACGAAGGTGGGCGAGTGTGTTCAAGGGAACGAAGGT CGACCGATCTTGGTCAAAGTATCGCGGCACAGTTCAGGCACGCGCCGAGAAATGCAACTTACATTGACGCCAAGACGCAGCTGGGGTGGCAGAGGTCTACTGGGCTGTCGTATTCTGCCTCTGTAA
- a CDS encoding homeobox domain-containing protein, with the protein MPASGISPPVSTATAPSSSSPPSCESSFLSQPAAQTPTRQPVADLTQTPDLALSSHAKIDVSTPDSEKHPKGKRKRTAAKDKSILEAAYIGNPKPDKAARLDIVKRVSLNEKEVQIWFQNRRQNDRRKSRPLSAQEIAALRYGGMQILSSDPVAYSSSLPEEKTSPVADAAAVQAPMPAETPVKSASTAIEDAGERPQHATPSVPTPNVGDKSLETPTSQLTDSSSLPQSTGSFSFSSSLGFLTNRWNPTSSFSTPSTLNRSVDDTPKSEQCPPSSCSSVASASHILPPPQSSQSSQQSNVRLSLSLEGKAQVVSNDASPPQIQSTRLLPDLSTLPQPRLARPLQRSHSALASVTLPPITALTDSLPPTLGRGRSRDAHAWELCCDADTRDELTAQAENESNGSAVAAISLLRSTSSILQNNTSKRNCPASRPMPRSQQAKKPRLSRTYSSMARMQTPVGGGDNSLAHSNNDKAANDKVKVNMLISPSDSDKENWSPDANGNPGKMSPLSDARRPLPTTAGSKPNARRTGRVLGYHSVPAIFSGNRARTMPAMGRRDYGKDMAIFVDDRSSPAPKETEEVEKFMRGGEVSPSKKGDMDCIAGLLSLSQGAWR; encoded by the exons ATGCCTGCCTCCGGTATCTCGCCTCCGGTCTCGACTGCTACAGCaccctcctcgtcatccccgCCCTCATGCGAATCTTCCTTCCTGTCGCAACCCGCTGCGCAGACTCCCACAAGACAACCCGTCGCCGACCTGACGCAAACCCCCGATCTTGCGCTCTCGTCGCACGCCAAAATAGACGTGTCAACTCCCGACTCGGAAAAACACCCCAAAGGCAAAAGGAAGAGGACTGC TGCTAAAGACAAGTCCATTCTCGAGGCCGCCTATATCGGGAACCCGAAACCGGACAAGGCGGCGCGTCTGGACATCGTGAAACGCGTTTCCCTCAACGAGAAAGAGGTCCAA ATATGGTTCCAAAATCGTCGACAGAATGATAGACGCAAATCCCGCCCCCTCTCTGCACAGGAGATTGCTGCTCTTCGGTATGGTGGCATGCAAATTCTCTCATCCGACCCCGTGGCGTACAGCTCTTCCTTGCCCGAGGAGAAGACATCGCCAGTGGCagatgctgccgccgtgcAGGCGCCGATGCCGGCAGAGACACCAGTCAAGTCTGCATCCACGGCGATCGAGGATGCGGGTGAACGACCTCAGCACGCAACCCCGTCCGTCCCGACTCCTAACGTAGGAGACAAGAGCTTGGAAACACCAACTTCTCAACTCACAGACTCTTCTTCCTTGCCGCAATCCACTGgatccttctccttttcaAGTTCCCTTGGATTTCTGACCAACCGATGGAACCCTACGAGTTCCTTCTCGACACCCTCAACGCTGAATCGCAGCGTTGACGATACCCCTAA GTCCGAACAGTGCCCTCCCTCATCTTGCTCATCAGTTGCATCTGCATCGCATATCCTGCCTCCTCCCCAGTCATCCCAGTCGTCACAACAGTCTAATGTGCGGCTGTCGCTTTCACTGGAAGGCAAAGCTCAGGTCGTCTCCAACGATGCTTCACCTCCTCAGATCCAGTCCACAAGGCTGCTCCCAGACTTATCGACCTTGCCTCAACCCAGGTTAGCCCGACCGCTCCAGCGTAGCCACAGTGCACTTGCTAGTGTGACTCTGCCTCCTATCACAGCCCTCACTGATTCGCTGCCACCGACGTTGGGACGGGGTCGCTCTCGGGATGCGCACGCATGGGAGTTGTGCTGTGACGCCGACACTCGGGATGAGCTCACCGCCCAAGCCGAAAATGAATCCAACGGCTCCGCAGTTGCCGCCATCAGCCTTCTTCGCTCAACGAGCAGCATTCTTCAAAATAACACTTCTAAGCGGAACTGCCCAGCTAGTAGACCGATGCCTCGGTCTCAAcaggccaagaagcccaGGCTGAGTCGAACGTATTCCAGCATGGCAAGGATGCAAACACCagttggtggcggcgacaACTCATTGGCTCACTCAAACAACGATAAGGCGGCAAACGACAAAGTCAAGGTCAACATGCTCATTTCTCCGAGCGACTCTGACAAGGAAAATTGGAGCCCTGATGCCAACGGCAACCCAGGCAAGATGTCGCCACTTTCTGATGCTAGAAGGCCATTGCCGACCACCGCTGGCAGCAAACCCAATGCGAGACGCACTGGGCGGGTTCTAGGTTATCACTCTGTGCCGGCCATTTTCAGCGGCAACCGTGCCAGGACGATGCCTGCCATGGGGCGCCGAGATTACGGAAAAGATATGGCCATATTTGTAGACGATCGAAGTTCGCCTGCACCCAAAGAGACCGAGGAGGTGGAGAAATTCatgcgcggcggcgaggtcagTCCGAGCAAGAAGGGGGATATGGATTGCATTGCAGGTCTACTTTCTCTCAGCCAAGGAGCTTGGAGATAG
- a CDS encoding Serine/threonine-protein phosphatase 2A activator: MASANTASQTGESSVASLGNKIPKLEPRRRRPGPSNPTPRPETPALPSPPDLRNHIYKTPSRRILSQKDHELFLSSPTYSLVLAFVFHLSESVQDTPRSAVKDSEISPALQSILRMLDEAESLAEASPPDDQGGSRFGNKAFRTFLDLVKEKATAWQSQLGVSEAANDEVAVYLEHSFGNRMRIDYGSGHELNFVMWLLCLYQLRIIAKDDFRPLVLKVFERYLKLMRNIQLTYYLEPAGSHGVWGLDDYQFLPFLFGASQLLHHPFITPLAIHQDLTLEEFSHDFLYLGQVNFVSETKTVKGLRWHSPMLDDISAAKSWTKVEGGMRRMFVAEVLKKLPVMQHFLFGSLVPATEGMSTEQDFESDDDQQEEERGEITPGNVGKHKHQHVGWGDCCGIKVPSSVAAAQEMKKRGAHDALRRIPFD; encoded by the coding sequence ATGGCCTCAGCTAATACAGCATCGCAAACAGGCGAATCGTCTGTGGCCTCCTTGGGCAACAAGATTCCTAAACTCgagcctcgccgccgtcgtcccggCCCCTCCAACCCGACTCCTCGCCCCGAGACACCTGCGCTGCCTTCGCCACCTGATCTCCGTAATCATATATACAAGACCCCTTCGAGAAGAATACTATCCCAGAAGGATCACGAGCTGTTTCTCTCGTCGCCTACCTACAGCTTGGTTCTTGCCTTCGTCTTCCATCTCTCCGAATCCGTCCAAGACACACCCCGCTCTGCCGTCAAAGACAGCGAAATTAGTCCCGCACTCCAGTCAATTCTGCGAATGCTAGATGAAGCCGAATCACTTGCCGAAGCGTCTCCACCCGACGATCAAGGCGGCTCGCGTTTTGGAAACAAGGCGTTCCGAACATTCCTGGACTTggtgaaggagaaggccaCCGCATGGCAGAGTCAGTTAGGTGTCAGCGAGGCGGCAAATGACGAGGTGGCGGTCTACTTGGAGCATTCTTTTGGAAACAGGATGCGGATAGACTACGGCTCTGGACACGAGCTCAACTTTGTCATGTGGCTGCTGTGCCTCTACCAGCTCCGAATCATCGCCAAAGACGACTTTCGGCCCCTAGTGCTCAAGGTCTTCGAGCGGTACTTGAAACTCATGCGGAATATCCAGCTGACATATTATCTGGAGCCCGCAGGCTCTCATGGCGTCTGGGGTTTGGACGATTACCAGTTTCTCCCATTCTTGTTCGGTGCCTCGCAACTCCTGCACCACCCCTTCATCACGCCATTGGCGATCCATCAGGATCTCACGTTGGAAGAATTCAGTCATGATTTCTTATACCTCGGCCAGGTCAACTTCGTCAGCGAAACGAAGACGGTCAAGGGCCTGCGTTGGCACAGTCCCATGTTGGACGATATTTCTGCGGCCAAGTCGTGGACCAAAGTGGAAGGCGGCATGCGCCGCATGTTCGTCGCCGAGGTTCTAAAGAAACTTCCTGTTATGCAACATTTTCTTTTCGGCTCGCTCGTGCCGGCGACGGAAGGTATGAGTACGGAGCAAGACTTTGAATCGGATGACGATCAacaggaggaggaaaggggCGAGATCACGCCGGGGAACGTTGGCAAGCACAAGCATCAGCATGTGGGCTGGGGTGATTGCTGCGGCATCAAGGTCCCGAGCAGTGTTGCTGCGGCGCAGGAAATGAAGAAAAGGGGAGCCCATGATGCTCTTCGCAGAATACCATTTGATTAG